One Purpureocillium takamizusanense chromosome 1, complete sequence genomic window carries:
- a CDS encoding uncharacterized protein (COG:G~EggNog:ENOG503NU7U~TransMembrane:12 (i45-63o98-116i123-141o153-171i183-204o216-238i292-311o331-348i355-374o380-403i415-436o448-467i)): MTIDTEKSAVDNGVGDNSSSSDIDNIVDPDAGLSEEERKAAERKLLWKLDLQLIPWLSLLYLICFLDRTNIGNAKIADLPAAIGIDIKKEPDRFNSTLTIFFVSYAVFEALCNFLLKKFRPSIFIPTIMVLWGACMLGMGFVKNWSGLMAARWFLGVCEAGLFPGINYYLSCWYRRDEFGVRAAIFFSAAAVAGSFGGLLAAAIQNMNGLGGLEGWAWIFIIEGALTIVIAFISFFMVHDFPDEAKFLSKEDRARVILRLRRDGQHSAEHEEFKIEYLWAAFKDWKTYAGMLIYMGPLMPLYAFSTFLPSIIQSMSFTDKTHIIKNQLLSVPPYAIAAILTVVVGFASDRTKKRGVYNMACALVGIIGFIMLMATTNPAVQYAGTFLGACGIYPSISLTIAWIANNVEGVYKRGIVLGFVIGWGNLNGVVSSNIYRDPPRYFTGHGTVTAYLFVCMFGGSLLMWTMLRRENKKRLNGERDHWVQGKTEAEINMLGDKRPDFLYTL; encoded by the exons ATGACCATCGACACTGAAAagagcgccgtcgacaacggTGTCGGCGACAACTCGTCCAGCTCGGACATCGACAACATTGTCGACCCCGATGCGGGCCTGTCAGAGGAGGAGAGAAAGGCTGCC GAGCGCAAGCTGCTGTGGAAGCTCGACCTCCAGCTCATCCCGTGG CTCTCGCTGCTGTACCTCATTTGCTTCCTCGACAGGACAAACATCGGCAACGCCAAGATTgccgacctgcccgccgccattggcATCGACATCAAGAAGGAACCCGACAGGTTCAATTCCACCTTGAccatcttcttcgtctcgtACGCCGTTTTCGAGGCTCTGTGCAACTTTCTCCTCAAAAAGTTTCGGCCTTCCATCTTCATCCCCACCATCAT GGTCCTCTGGGGCGCCTGCATGCTGGGCATGGGCTTCGTAAAGAACTGGTCCGgcctcatggccgccagaTGGTTCCTCGGCGTCTGCGAGGCCGGCCTGTTTCCCGGCATCAACTACTATCTGTCGTGTTGGTACCGACGTGACGAGTTcggcgtccgcgccgccatcttcttctcagcagccgccgtcgccggctcgttcggcggcctgctcgctGCGGCCATCCAGAACATGAATGGCCTGGGCGGTCTCGAGGGCTGGGCCTGGatcttcatcatcgagggcgccctcaccatcgtcatcgccttcATCTCCTTCTTCATGGTGCACGACTtccccgacgaggccaagttCCTCTCCAAGGAAGACCGGGCCCGCGTCATCCTCCGCCTTAggcgcgacggccagcacTCGGCCGAGCACGAGGAGTTCAAGATTGAGTACCTCTGGGCCGCCTTCAAGGACTGGAAGACGTACGCCGGAATGCTCATCTACATGGGCCCCCTCATGCCACTCTACGCCTTCAGCACCTTCCTGCCCAGCATCATCCAGTCCATGAGCTTCACCGACAAGACGCACATCATCAAGAACCAGCTCCTGAGCGTGCCGCCCTACGCCATTGCCGCCATCCTgaccgtcgtcgttggcttCGCCTCGGACCGGACCAAGAAGCGTGGCGTCTACAACATGGCctgcgccctcgtcggcatcatcggctTCATCATGCTCATGGCCACGACGAACCCCGCGGTGCAATACGCTGGCAccttcctcggcgcctgCGGCATCTACCCTAGCATCTCCCTCACCATTGCGTGGATCGCCAAcaacgtcgagggcgtgtACAAGCGCGGCATCGTGCTCGGCTTCGTCATTGGCTGGGGCAACCTCAATGGAGTCGTGAGCAGCAACATCTACCGGGACCCGCCCCGCTACTTTACCGGCCACGGCACCGTCACGGCCTACCTGTTTGTCTGCATGTTtggcggcagcctgctgATGTGGACGATGCTGCGGCGCGAGAACAAGAAGCGTCTCAACGGCGAGCGGGACCACTGGGTCCAGGGCAAGACGGAGGCGGAGATCAATATGCTCGGCGACAAGCGGCCGGACTTTCTCTACACACTTTGA